Proteins from one Anastrepha obliqua isolate idAnaObli1 chromosome 2, idAnaObli1_1.0, whole genome shotgun sequence genomic window:
- the LOC129239457 gene encoding clathrin heavy chain has product MTQVLPIRFQEHLQLTNVGINLNSISFSTLTMESDKFICVREKVNDTAQVVIIDMNDVSNPTRRPISADSAIMNPASKVIALKAQKTLQIFNIEMKSKMKAHTMTEDVVFWKWISLNTLALVTETSVYHWSMEGDSTPQKMFDRHSSLNGCQIINYRCNPSQQWLLLVGISALPNRVAGAMQLYSVERKVSQAIEGHAASFASFKMEGNKEPSTLFCFAVRTASGGKLHIIEVGAPPAGNQPFPKKSVDVFFPPEAQSDFPVAMQVSAKYDTIYLITKYGYIHLYDMETATCIYMNRISADTIFVTAPHEASGGIIGVNRKGQVLSVTVDEEQIIPYINTVLQNPDLALRMAVRNNLSGAEDLFVRKFNKLFTAGQYAEAAKVAALAPKGILRTPQTIQRFQQVQSPAGSTTPPLLQYFGILLDQGKLNKYESLELCRPVLVQGKKQLCEKWLKEEKLECSEELGDLVKTSDLTLALSIYLRANVPNKVIQCFAETGQFQKIVLYAKKVNYTPDYIFLLRSVMRTNPEQGAGFASMLVAEEEEPLADINQIVDIFMEHSMVQQCTAFLLDALKHNRPNEGALQTRLLEMNLISAPQVADAILGNAMFTHYDRAHIAQLCEKAGLLQRALEHYTDLYDIKRAVVHTHLLNADWLVSYFGTLSVEDSLECLKAMLTANIRQNLQICVQIATKYHEQLTTKALIDLFESFKSYEGLFYFLGSIVNYSQDPEVHFKYIQAACKTNQIKEVERICRESNCYNAERVKNFLKEAKLTDQLPLIIVCDRFDFVHDLVLYLYRNNLQKYIEIYVQKVNPSRLPVVVGGLLDVDCSEDIIKNLILVVKGQFSTDELVAEVEKRNRLKLLLPWLESRVHDGCVEPATHNALAKIYIDSNNNPERFLKENQYYDSRVVGRYCEKRDPHLACVAYERGQCDRELIAVCNENSLFKSEARYLVRRRDPALWVEVLSESNPYKRQLIDQVVQTALSETQDPDDISVTVKAFMTADLPNELIELLEKIILDSSVFSDHRNLQNLLILTAIKADRTRVMDYINRLDNYDAPDIANIAISNQLYEEAFAIFKKFDVNTSAIQVLIEQVNNLERANEFAERCNEPAVWSQLAKAQLQQGLVKEAIDSYIKADDPSAYMDVVGVASKADSWDDLVRYLQMARKKARESYIESELIYAYARTGRLADLEEFISGPNHADIQKIGDRCFNDGMYDAAKLLYNNVSNFARLAITLVYLKEFQGAVDSARKANSTRTWKEVCFACVDAEEFRLAQMCGLHIVVHADELEDLINYYQDRGYFEELIALLESALGLERAHMGMFTELAILYSKFKPSKMREHLELFWSRVNIPKVLRAAESAHLWSELVFLYDKYEEYDNAVLAMMAHPTEAWREGHFKDIITKVANIELYYKAIQFYLDYKPLLLNDMLLVLAPRMDHTRAVSFFSKTGHLQLVKPYLRSVQSLNNKAINEALNGLLIEEEDYQGLRNSIDGFDNFDTIALAQKLEKHELTEFRRIAAYLYKGNNRWKQSVELCKKDKLYKDAMEYAAESGKQEIAEELLGWFLERNAHDCFAACLFQCYDLLRPDVILELAWKHNIMDFAMPYLIQVIREYTSKVDKLEQTEAQREKEDETVEHKNIITMEPQLMITAGPAMGIPPQYAQNYAAAPGYAPNMAYPGYGM; this is encoded by the exons CTCACAAATGTCGGCATCAATCTCAATTCGATTTCGTTCAGCACTCTCACCATGGAGTCTGACAAATTCATTTGTGTGCGTGAAAAGGTCAACGATACCGCACAAGTGGTCATTATCGACATGAACGATGTCAGCAATCCGACCCGGCGTCCCATCTCTGCCGACTCGGCAATCATGAATCCAGCCAGCAAAGTCATTGCGCTCAAAG CTCAGAAAACCttgcaaattttcaatattgaaatgaaatcgaaaatgAAGGCGCACACAATGACCGAGGATGTTGTATTTTGGAAGTGGATTTCTTTGAATACGTTGGCGCTGGTCACCGAAACCTCCGTCTATCACTGGTCCATGGAGGGCGATTCGACGCCGCAGAAAATGTTTGATCGTCATTCGTCGTTGAATGGTTGTCAAATTATCAattaccgttgtaatccatctCAACagtggttgttgttggtggGCATTTCGGCATTACCGAATCGTGTTGCAGGCGCTATGCAGCTGTATTCGGTGGAGCGCAAGGTGTCGCAAGCTATTGAAG GTCACGCTGCCTCATTCGCCAGCTTTAAGATGGAGGGCAACAAAGAACCCTCAACGCTATTCTGCTTCGCTGTGCGCACCGCTAGCGGTGGAAAGTTGCACATTATTGAAGTAGGAGCTCCACCAGCGGGCAATCAGCCTTTCCCGAAGAAGTCGGTGGATGTGTTTTTCCCACCAGAGGCACAAAGCGATTTTCCCGTCGCCATGCAAGTTTCCGCCAAATATGATACCATTTATTTGATCACCAAATATGGTTATATCCATCTGTATGACATGGAAACGGCTACGTGCATCTACATGAATCGTATCTCAGCGGATACGATTTTTGTGACGGCTCCGCACGAGGCCAGTGGCGGCATAATCGGCGTAAATCGCAAGGGTCAAGTGCTTTCGGTGACCGTTGATGAGGAACAAATCATACCTTACATTAATACCGTATTGCAGAACCCGGATTTGGCATTGCGCATGGCCGTCCGTAATAACCTCTCTGGCGCTGAAGATCTGTTTGTGCGCAAATTCAATAAGCTTTTCACAGCTGGCCAATATGCGGAAGCAGCCAAGGTTGCTGCACTGGCACCAAAGGGTATATTGCGTACACCACAAACCATACAACGTTTCCAGCAGGTGCAGTCGCCCGCTGGCTCAACGACGCCACCATTATTGCAATACTTTGGCATACTGCTGGATCAAGGCAAGCTCAACAAATATGAATCGTTGGAGTTGTGCCGACCGGTGCTGGTGCAGGGTAAGAAGCAACTGTGCGAGAAGTGGCTGAAAGAGGAGAAGCTCGAATGCAGCGAGGAACTGGGTGATTTGGTGAAGACATCTGATTTAACGTTGGCGCTTTCGATTTACCTGCGTGCTAATGTGCCCAATAAGGTAATACAATGTTTCGCTGAGACGGGTCAATTCCAAAAGATCGTGCTGTATGCTAAAAAGGTCAACTACACGCCCGATTATATTTTCCTCTTGCGTTCAGTAATGCGCACCAACCCAGAGCAGGGTGCTGGTTTCGCTTCAATGTTGGTGGCCGAAGAGGAGGAGCCACTCGCGGACATAAACCAAATTGTGGATATCTTTATGGAGCATTCAATGGTGCAACAGTGTACTGCCTTCCTCCTGGATGCACTCAAGCACAATCGCCCCAACGAAGGTGCTTTGCAGACGCGTTTACTTGAAATGAATTTGATTTCAGCGCCGCAGGTGGCTGATGCCATACTTGGCAACGCCATGTTCACGCACTACGATCGTGCGCACATCGCCCAGCTGTGCGAGAAGGCGGGTCTACTGCAGCGTGCACTGGAACACTACACCGACTTGTACGACATCAAACGCGCAGTTGTGCATACGCATTTGTTGAATGCCGATTGGTTGGTCAGCTACTTTGGCACGCTGTCCGTCGAGGATTCGCTGGAATGCTTGAAAGCTATGCTGACGGCGAATATTCGCCAAAATTTGCAGATCTGCGTGCAAATCGCCACAAAATATCACGAACAATTGACCACCAAAGCGCTGATCGATCTCTTTGAGAGTTTCAAATCTTACGAGGGTCTCTTCTACTTCCTCGGCTCGATCGTTAACTATTCACAGGATCCGGAAGTGCATTTCAAGTATATACAGGCCGCTTGCAAAACGAATCAAATCAAAGAAGTGGAGCGCATCTGTCGCGAATCTAACTGCTACAATGCCGAGCGCGTTAAGAACTTCCTGAAGGAGGCCAAACTCACGGATCAATTGCCGCTGATCATTGtttgcgatcgttttgatttcgtGCACGATTTGGTGCTCTACTTGTACCGCAACAATCTGCAGAAATATATTGAGATTTATGTGCAAAAGGTGAATCCGTCACGTTTGCCCGTCGTCGTAGGTGGCCTCTTGGATGTCGATTGCTCCGAGGatattatcaaaaatttgatACTTGTCGTAAAGGGCCAGTTCTCGACCGATGAGCTAGTGGCCGAGGTGGAAAAACGCAATCGTTTGAAATTGCTGTTGCCATGGTTGGAGTCGCGCGTGCATGACGGTTGTGTCGAGCCTGCTACCCACAATGCCTTGGCCAAGATCTATATCGATTCGAATAACAATCCCGAACGTTTCCTTAAGGAGAACCAATACTACGATAGTCGTGTTGTCGGTCGCTATTGTGAGAAGCGCGATCCCCATTTGGCTTGTGTTGCCTACGAACGTGGTCAATGCGATCGCGAGTTGATCGCTGTTTGCAATGAGAATTCACTGTTCAAGAGTGAGGCGCGTTATTTGGTGCGTCGTCGCGATCCCGCACTCTGGGTGGAGGTATTATCCGAGTCAAATCCCTATAAGCGCCAACTGATCGACCAAGTCGTACAGACAGCGCTCTCCGAAACTCAGGATCCAGATGATATCTCGGTGACGGTGAAGGCCTTCATGACTGCCGATCTGCCCAATGAATTGATTGAATTGCTCGAGAAAATCATTCTCGATTCGTCTGTGTTCTCCGATCATCGCAACTTGCAGAACCTGTTGATCTTGACCGCAATCAAGGCGGATCGCACACGCGTTATGGACTACATCAATCGCCTGGATAACTACGATGCACCCGATATAGCGAACATAGCTATTTCGAATCAACTGTACGAGGAAGCATTCGCCATCTTTAAGAAGTTTGACGTGAACACCTCCGCTATACAAGTGCTCATTGAGCAGGTGAATAATTTGGAGCGCGCCAACGAGTTTGCTGAACGGTGCAATGAGCCAGCCGTTTGGTCACAACTAGCAAAAGCTCAGTTGCAACAGGGACTTGTCAAGGAGGCCATTGACTCGTACATCAAAGCGGACGATCCGAGCGCGTACATGGATGTGGTCGGTGTCGCCTCGAAGGCTGACTCATGGGACGACCTGGTGCGTTATTTACAGATGGCACGCAAAAAGGCGCGCGAGTCGTATATCGAAAGCGAACTGATCTATGCCTACGCACGCACCGGCCGTCTTGCCGATCTCGAAGAATTTATCTCCGGACCGAATCATGCGGACATACAGAAGATTGGCGATCGCTGCTTCAACGATGGCATGTACGATGCAGCTAAATTGTTATATAATAACGTGAGCAACTTTGCGCGGCTAGCCATCACATTGGTGTACTTGAAGGAGTTCCAGGGCGCCGTAGACTCGGCACGCAAAGCCAATTCGACACGTACTTGGAAGGAGGTTTGCTTCGCTTGCGTCGATGCCGAAGAATTCCGTCTAGCGCAAATGTGTGGCCTGCACATCGTCGTGCACGCCGACGAATTAGAAGATCTAATTAATTATTATCAAGATCGTGGTTACTTTGAAGAGCTCATTGCGCTGTTGGAGTCCGCTTTGGGATTGGAACGCGCACACATGGGCATGTTCACCGAACTGGCTATACTCTACTCAAAATTCAAGCCGTCTAAGATGCGTGAGCATCTAGAGCTTTTCTGGTCGCGCGTCAACATACCAAAAGTGTTGCGCGCTGCCGAATCGGCTCACCTTTGGTCCGAACTGGTATTCCTCTACGACAAGTATGAAGAGTACGATAATGCAGTGCTTGCCATGATGGCACATCCGACGGAGGCTTGGCGTGAGGGTCACTTTAAGGACATCATCACCAAAGTGGCCAATATCGAACTCTACTACAAAGCTATACAATTCTATTTGGATTATAAACCGTTATTGTTGAACGATATGTTATTAGTATTGGCACCACGTATGGATCATACACGTGCTGTGAGCTTTTTCTCGAAGACCGGTCACTTGCAATTGGTGAAACCATATTTACGTTCGGTGCAATCGCTCAATAATAAAGCGATCAACGAGGCGCTGAACGGGCTGCTCATTGAAGAGGAAGATTATCAGGGTCTGCGTAATTCCATCGATGGATTCGATAACTTCGACACAATCGCACTGGCACAAAAGTTGGAAAAGCACGAGTTAACCGAATTCCGACGCATTGCTGCCTATTTGTACAAAG GCAACAACCGCTGGAAGCAGAGCGTCGAATTGTGCAAAAAGGACAAACTCTACAAGGACGCAATGGAGTATGCGGCCGAATCGGGCAAACAGGAAATTGCCGAAGAGCTTTTGGGCTGGTTCCTTGAACGCAACGCTCACGACTGCTTTGCTGCCTGCCTATTCCAA TGTTACGATTTGCTGCGGCCTGATGTTATACTGGAGTTGGCATGGAAACACAACATTATGGACTTTGCCATGCCGTATTTGATACAA GTAATACGCGAATACACCTCAAAAGTGGATAAACTGGAGCAAACCGAAGCGCAACGCGAAAAGGAGGACGAAACAGTCGAACATAAGAACATCATCACAATGGAGCCACAATTGATGATAACCGCGGGTCCGGCCATGGGCATACCACCACAATATGCGCAGAACTATGCGGCGGCGCCTGGCTATGCGCCAAACATGGCATATCCTGGCTATGGAATGTAG